A stretch of Oryza brachyantha chromosome 4, ObraRS2, whole genome shotgun sequence DNA encodes these proteins:
- the LOC102719670 gene encoding flavanone 3-dioxygenase 1, producing the protein MAPVAMTFLPTASNEATLRPSFVRDEDERPKVAYNQFSDAVPVVSLQGIDGAARAEIRARVAAACEGWGIFQVVDHGVDAELVAEMARLARDFFALPPEDKLRFDMSGGKKGGFIVSSHLQGEAVKDWREIVTYFSYPVKARDYSRWPDKPAGWRAVVEQYSERLMGLACKLLGVLSEAMGLDTTALADACVDMDQKLVVNFYPKCPQPDLTLGLKRHTDPGTITLLLQDLVGGLQATRDGGKTWITVQPIPGAFVVNLGDHAHYLSNGRFKNADHQAVVNSDCCRLSIATFQNPAPDAKVYPLAVRDGEEPILEEPITFAEMYRRKMARDLELAKLKKKAKEQRQLQQVALPPPPPQLAADLAAQKPKSLDEILA; encoded by the exons ATGGCGCCGGTGGCGATGACGTTCCTCCCGACGGCGTCGAACGAGGCGACGCTGCGGCCGTCGTTCGTGCGGGACGAGGACGAGCGGCCCAAGGTGGCGTACAACCAGTTCAGCGACGCGGTACCGGTGGTGTCGCTGCAGGGGatcgacggcgcggcgcgggcggagatCCGGGCCCGGGTGGCCGCCGCGTGCGAGGGGTGGGGCATCTTCCAGGTGGTGGACCACGGCGTGGACGCGGAGCTCGTCGCGGAGATGGCGCGCCTGGCGCGCGACTTCTTCGCGCTGCCGCCCGAGGACAAGCTGCGGTTCGACATGTCCGGCGGCAAGAAGGGCGGCTTCATCGTCTCCAGCCACCTCCAG GGGGAGGCGGTGAAGGACTGGCGGGAGATCGTGACCTACTTCTCGTACCCGGTGAAGGCCCGCGACTACTCGCGGTGGCCCGACAAgccggcggggtggcgcgcgGTGGTGGAGCAGTACAGCGAGCGGCTCATGGGCCTCGCCTGCAAGCTGCTGGGCGTGCTCTCCGAGGCGATGGGCCTCGACACCACCGCGCTGGCCGACGCCTGCGTCGACATGGACCAGAAGCTGGTCGTCAACTTCTACCCCAAGTGCCCCCAGCCCGACCTCACCCTCGGCCTCAAGCGCCACACCGACCCCGGCACCATCACGCTCCTCCTCCAGGACCTCGTCGGCGGCCTCCAGGCCACCCGCGACGGCGGCAAGACGTGGATCACCGTGCAGCCCATCCCCGGCGCCTTCGTCGTCAACCTCGGCGACCATGCCCAC TATCTGAGTAATGGGAGGTTCAAGAACGCCGACCACCAGGCGGTGGTGAACTCCGACTGCTGCCGGCTGTCGATCGCGACGTTCCAGAACCCGGCGCCGGACGCGAAGGTGTACCCGCTGGCGGTGCGCGACGGGGAGGAGCCCATACTGGAGGAGCCAATCACGTTCGCGGAGATGTACAGGCGCAAGATGGCACGCGACCTCGAGCTCGCCAAGCTCAAGAAGAAGGCCAAGGAGCAGAGGCAGCTGCAGCAggtggcgctgccgccgccgccgccgcagctcgcCGCGGATTTGGCCGCACAGAAGCCCAAGTCTCTCGACGAGATTCTTGCTTAG
- the LOC102719953 gene encoding GTP cyclohydrolase 1 isoform X2 translates to MGALEEAHLATATSTAAIAACECECYEEEGEDDLVEAGGGEGEAGAGAADAMEPAVRAVLLGLGEDARREGLRRTPKRVAKAFRDGTRGYRQKVKDIVQGALFPEVGVDKRTGSAGGTGGQVVVRDIDLFSYCESCLLPFSIQCHVGYVPSGGRVVGLSKLSRVADVFAKRLQNPQRLANEVCGALHASIQPAGVAVALQCWHIPLPENLKCKTLQGWISTSHSSRSGVFDGENSSFWNDFSALLKLRGIDMERDSHSASVSWCPLRSHEAPACNGHCKKAAANGAISPKSVPAPSNMVSAVSSMLLSLGEDPFRKELVGTPQRYVQWLMKFRACNLDVKLNGFTLNNLSVYESPAGDAADHRTIHSVLHLPFCAQCEHHLLPFYGVVHIGYFDNGDGEVIDRSHFQALVHFYGCKLQVQERMTRQIAEAVYSVSHCGAIVVVEANHICMISRGIEKIRSSTATIAVLGQFLTDPSAKACFLQNVLDTTGLAV, encoded by the exons ATGGGAGCGCTCGAGGAGGCccacctcgccaccgccacctccaccgccgccatcgcaGCGTGCGAGTGCGAGTGCTacgaggaggaaggggaggatgaTCTCGTCGAGGCCgggggcggcgagggcgaggccggggccggggccgcCGACGCCATGGAGCCGGCGGTGCGCGCGGTGCTGCTGGGGCTCGGCGAGGACGCGCGCCGGGAGGGGCTGCGGAGGACGCCCAAGCGCGTCGCCAAGGCCTTCCGCGACGGCACCCGAG GTTACAGGCAAAAAGTGAAGGACATCGTGCAGGGTGCTCTCTTTCCAGAGGTTGGTGTTGATAAAAGGACTGGTTCTGCTGGCGGAACTGGAGGGCAAGTTGTTGTTCGTGATATTGATCTTTTCTCATACTGCGAGTCATGCTTGCTTCCATTCAGCATACAGTGCCATGTTGGGTATGTGCCTTCTGGTGGAAGGGTTGTTGGGTTAAGCAAGCTCTCTAGAGTAGCTGATGTCTTTGCCAAGAGGTTGCAAAATCCTCAAAGACTAGCTAATGAAGTTTGCGGTGCATTGCATGCTAGCATACAGCCAGCTGGTGTAGCTGTTGCTCTGCAATGCTGGCACATACCTTTGCCAGAGAACTTGAAATGCAAGACTTTGCAAGGTTGGATCAGCACTTCACATTCATCTCGCTCTGGAGTATTTGATGGTGAGAACAGCTCCTTTTGGAATGACTTCTCTGCCCTTCTTAAGCTTAGGGGCATAGACATGGAGAGGGACAGCCATTCTGCCTCTGTATCTTGGTGCCCCTTAAGGTCTCATGAGGCCCCAGCTTGCAATGGGCACTGCAAGAAGGCTGCAGCCAATGGTGCAATTTCACCGAAATCAGTACCAGCTCCCTCTAATATGGTTTCTGCTGTTAGCTCAATGCTCTTATCCCTTGGAGAGGATCCCTTCAGGAAAGAACTTGTAGGTACTCCTCAGCGTTACGTGCAATGGCTGATGAAGTTCAGAGCATGTAACCTAGATGTCAAGCTGAATGGCTTTACACTCAATAATTTGAGTGTTTACGAGAGTCCAGCTGGAGATGCTGCTGACCATCGCACAATCCATTCTGTGCTGCATTTGCCATTTTGCGCACAGTGTGAGCACCATCTACTGCCGTTCTATGGAGTAGTGCATATTGGCTACTTTGACAATGGAGATGGTgaagtgatcgatcgatcgcatTTTCAGGCCTTGGTTCACTTTTATGGTTGCAAGCTTCAGGTTCAAGAGAGAATGACAAGGCAGATAGCTGAAGCAGTTTATTCTGTTTCGCATTGTGGGGCTATAGTTGTTGTAGAAGCCAACCACATTTGCATGATATCAAGGGGGATAGAGAAAATCAGGAGTAGCACTGCAACAATTGCAGTTCTGGGTCAGTTTTTGACTGACCCTTCTGCCAAGGCATGCTTTCTACAGAACGTATTAGATACAACTGGTTTGGCAGTATGA
- the LOC102719953 gene encoding GTP cyclohydrolase 1 isoform X1 yields MTHLEARGTTAMGALEEAHLATATSTAAIAACECECYEEEGEDDLVEAGGGEGEAGAGAADAMEPAVRAVLLGLGEDARREGLRRTPKRVAKAFRDGTRGYRQKVKDIVQGALFPEVGVDKRTGSAGGTGGQVVVRDIDLFSYCESCLLPFSIQCHVGYVPSGGRVVGLSKLSRVADVFAKRLQNPQRLANEVCGALHASIQPAGVAVALQCWHIPLPENLKCKTLQGWISTSHSSRSGVFDGENSSFWNDFSALLKLRGIDMERDSHSASVSWCPLRSHEAPACNGHCKKAAANGAISPKSVPAPSNMVSAVSSMLLSLGEDPFRKELVGTPQRYVQWLMKFRACNLDVKLNGFTLNNLSVYESPAGDAADHRTIHSVLHLPFCAQCEHHLLPFYGVVHIGYFDNGDGEVIDRSHFQALVHFYGCKLQVQERMTRQIAEAVYSVSHCGAIVVVEANHICMISRGIEKIRSSTATIAVLGQFLTDPSAKACFLQNVLDTTGLAV; encoded by the exons ATGACACATCTGGAGGCGCGCG GCACCACCGCCATGGGAGCGCTCGAGGAGGCccacctcgccaccgccacctccaccgccgccatcgcaGCGTGCGAGTGCGAGTGCTacgaggaggaaggggaggatgaTCTCGTCGAGGCCgggggcggcgagggcgaggccggggccggggccgcCGACGCCATGGAGCCGGCGGTGCGCGCGGTGCTGCTGGGGCTCGGCGAGGACGCGCGCCGGGAGGGGCTGCGGAGGACGCCCAAGCGCGTCGCCAAGGCCTTCCGCGACGGCACCCGAG GTTACAGGCAAAAAGTGAAGGACATCGTGCAGGGTGCTCTCTTTCCAGAGGTTGGTGTTGATAAAAGGACTGGTTCTGCTGGCGGAACTGGAGGGCAAGTTGTTGTTCGTGATATTGATCTTTTCTCATACTGCGAGTCATGCTTGCTTCCATTCAGCATACAGTGCCATGTTGGGTATGTGCCTTCTGGTGGAAGGGTTGTTGGGTTAAGCAAGCTCTCTAGAGTAGCTGATGTCTTTGCCAAGAGGTTGCAAAATCCTCAAAGACTAGCTAATGAAGTTTGCGGTGCATTGCATGCTAGCATACAGCCAGCTGGTGTAGCTGTTGCTCTGCAATGCTGGCACATACCTTTGCCAGAGAACTTGAAATGCAAGACTTTGCAAGGTTGGATCAGCACTTCACATTCATCTCGCTCTGGAGTATTTGATGGTGAGAACAGCTCCTTTTGGAATGACTTCTCTGCCCTTCTTAAGCTTAGGGGCATAGACATGGAGAGGGACAGCCATTCTGCCTCTGTATCTTGGTGCCCCTTAAGGTCTCATGAGGCCCCAGCTTGCAATGGGCACTGCAAGAAGGCTGCAGCCAATGGTGCAATTTCACCGAAATCAGTACCAGCTCCCTCTAATATGGTTTCTGCTGTTAGCTCAATGCTCTTATCCCTTGGAGAGGATCCCTTCAGGAAAGAACTTGTAGGTACTCCTCAGCGTTACGTGCAATGGCTGATGAAGTTCAGAGCATGTAACCTAGATGTCAAGCTGAATGGCTTTACACTCAATAATTTGAGTGTTTACGAGAGTCCAGCTGGAGATGCTGCTGACCATCGCACAATCCATTCTGTGCTGCATTTGCCATTTTGCGCACAGTGTGAGCACCATCTACTGCCGTTCTATGGAGTAGTGCATATTGGCTACTTTGACAATGGAGATGGTgaagtgatcgatcgatcgcatTTTCAGGCCTTGGTTCACTTTTATGGTTGCAAGCTTCAGGTTCAAGAGAGAATGACAAGGCAGATAGCTGAAGCAGTTTATTCTGTTTCGCATTGTGGGGCTATAGTTGTTGTAGAAGCCAACCACATTTGCATGATATCAAGGGGGATAGAGAAAATCAGGAGTAGCACTGCAACAATTGCAGTTCTGGGTCAGTTTTTGACTGACCCTTCTGCCAAGGCATGCTTTCTACAGAACGTATTAGATACAACTGGTTTGGCAGTATGA
- the LOC102720234 gene encoding protein RCC2 homolog isoform X2, which translates to MSASGEPEEVPAAAGAEQKSDGAKKDAAGPGGGELLYCGATNFETMGRKVVGGAQGNLVSPTRLRSLVGVDIRFVASGCTACHCVALDAEGRCYTWGRNEKGQLGHGDILQRNLPTVVSELSKYKVIKASVGRNHTVVVTNDGKSFSFGHNKHGQLGTGSLRNEIEASPVPCLVTEATNAVCGADFTVWLSSVEGSSILTAGLPQYGQLGHGTDNEYNVKDASVKLAYDPQPRPRAIASLSGKTIVKVACGTNHTVAVDSSGYVYTWGFGGYGRLGHREQKDEWQPRLVEVFQKHNVLPPNAIISAGAASSACTAGGGQLYMWGKLKNTGDDWMYPKPLLDLSGWNIRCMASGNMHHVVGADDSCISWGVAQNGELGYGPNGQKSSANPKKVDILEGMHVISVGCGYGLSAIVVDRAIAGDRLDQLDIYDGDTSTEVEDRVEVHVTKKPRASASTNSRSNKRKKAKDVSESDEDDDEEDESGDDENGEIRGAKGRGRGGKASNRGRGRGAKKATPEPKPSGRGRGRPKKTESPAQKTVSSGRGGKRGKRGRARK; encoded by the exons ATGTCGGCCAGTGGCGAGCCCGAGGaggtccccgccgccgccggggcggaGCAGAAGTCGGACGGCGCGAAGAAGGACGCCGCGggccccggcggcggggagctgCTGTACTGCGGCGCGACCAACTTCGAGACCATGGGGCGGAAGGTGGTGGGCGGGGCGCAGGGGAACCTCGTGTCGCCGACGCGGTTGCGGTCGCTCGTGGGCGTCGACATACGCTTCGTTGCCTCCGGCTGCA CGGCTTGCCATTGTGTTGCTTTGGATGCTGAAGGACGTTGTTATACATGGGGTCGAAATGag AAGGGGCAGTTGGGGCATGGGGATATTCTTCAGCGTAACCTGCCGACTGTTGTTTCTGAACTATCAAA GTACAAAGTCATTAAAGCAAGTGTTGGAAGAAATCACACAGTGGTTGTAACCAATGACGGGAAGTCATTCTCCTTTGGTCACAATAAACACGGACAGTTGGGTACTGGATCCCTAAGGAACG AAATCGAGGCATCACCAGTGCCCTGTCTTGTTACTGAAGCAACCAATGCTGTTTGTGGTGCTGATTTTACGGTCTGGCTGTCATCAGTGGAGGGCTCTTCTATACT TACAGCAGGTCTTCCCCAATATGGTCAGCTTGGTCATGGAACTGACAATGAG TACAATGTTAAAGATGCATCTGTAAAACTGGCTTATGACCCCCAGCCCCGTCCCAGGGCAATAGCTTCCTTATCTGGAAAAACTATCGTCAAAGTTGCATGTGGAACAAATCATACAg TCGCAGTCGATTCAAGTGGCTACGTTTACAC ATGGGGGTTTGGTGGATATGGAAG GTTGGGCCACAGAGAACAGAAGGATGAGTGGCAACCTCGCCTTGTTGAAGTCTTCCAGAAACACAATGTTCTGCCACCTAATGCTATTATCTCAGCTGGTGCGGCAAGTTCTGCATGCACTGCTG GTGGTGGACAGTTGTACATGTGGGGGAAGTTAAAGAATACAGGCGATGACTGGATGTATCCAAAGCCATTATTGGATTTAAG tGGTTGGAACATACGGTGCATGGCTTCTGGTAACATGCACCACGTTGTAGGTGCAGATGATTCTTGCATAAGCTGGGGTGTTGCCCAGAATGGAGAGCTTGGTTATGGCCCTAATGGGCAAAA GTCATCTGCTAATCCTAAAAAAGTTGACATTCTTGAAGGAATGCATGTCATAAG TGTTGGTTGTGGATATGGATTGTCAGCGATTGTTGTAGATAGAGCAATTGCTGGTGACCGGCTTGATCAG CTGGATATTTATGATGGTGATACCTCCACTGAAG TAGAAGACCGAGTGGAGGTCCATGTCACCAAGAAGCCGAGGGCTTCTGCTAGCACCAATTCACGATCCAATAAGCGCAAGAAAGCAAAGGATGTTTCCGAATCAGACgaggatgatgatgaggaaGATGAAAGCGGCGATGACGAAAATGGTGAAATAAGAGGTGCTAAGGGCAGAGGACGTGGTGGCAAAGCCTCAAACAGAGGGAGAGGCAGGGGAGCCAAAAAGGCTACTCCTGAACCAAAGCCATCTGGAAGAGGCAGAGGCCGCCCAAAGAAAACCGAGTCTCCTGCTCAGAAAACTGTGAGCTCAGGGCGAGGCGGGAAGAGGGGGAAGCGAGGAAGAGCTCGGAAGTGA
- the LOC102720234 gene encoding protein RCC2 homolog isoform X1: MSASGEPEEVPAAAGAEQKSDGAKKDAAGPGGGELLYCGATNFETMGRKVVGGAQGNLVSPTRLRSLVGVDIRFVASGCTACHCVALDAEGRCYTWGRNEKGQLGHGDILQRNLPTVVSELSKYKVIKASVGRNHTVVVTNDGKSFSFGHNKHGQLGTGSLRNEIEASPVPCLVTEATNAVCGADFTVWLSSVEGSSILTAGLPQYGQLGHGTDNEYNVKDASVKLAYDPQPRPRAIASLSGKTIVKVACGTNHTVAVDSSGYVYTWGFGGYGRLGHREQKDEWQPRLVEVFQKHNVLPPNAIISAGAASSACTAGGGQLYMWGKLKNTGDDWMYPKPLLDLSGWNIRCMASGNMHHVVGADDSCISWGVAQNGELGYGPNGQKSSANPKKVDILEGMHVISVGCGYGLSAIVVDRAIAGDRLDQLDIYDGDTSTEVFLMDDLELFTAVEDRVEVHVTKKPRASASTNSRSNKRKKAKDVSESDEDDDEEDESGDDENGEIRGAKGRGRGGKASNRGRGRGAKKATPEPKPSGRGRGRPKKTESPAQKTVSSGRGGKRGKRGRARK; the protein is encoded by the exons ATGTCGGCCAGTGGCGAGCCCGAGGaggtccccgccgccgccggggcggaGCAGAAGTCGGACGGCGCGAAGAAGGACGCCGCGggccccggcggcggggagctgCTGTACTGCGGCGCGACCAACTTCGAGACCATGGGGCGGAAGGTGGTGGGCGGGGCGCAGGGGAACCTCGTGTCGCCGACGCGGTTGCGGTCGCTCGTGGGCGTCGACATACGCTTCGTTGCCTCCGGCTGCA CGGCTTGCCATTGTGTTGCTTTGGATGCTGAAGGACGTTGTTATACATGGGGTCGAAATGag AAGGGGCAGTTGGGGCATGGGGATATTCTTCAGCGTAACCTGCCGACTGTTGTTTCTGAACTATCAAA GTACAAAGTCATTAAAGCAAGTGTTGGAAGAAATCACACAGTGGTTGTAACCAATGACGGGAAGTCATTCTCCTTTGGTCACAATAAACACGGACAGTTGGGTACTGGATCCCTAAGGAACG AAATCGAGGCATCACCAGTGCCCTGTCTTGTTACTGAAGCAACCAATGCTGTTTGTGGTGCTGATTTTACGGTCTGGCTGTCATCAGTGGAGGGCTCTTCTATACT TACAGCAGGTCTTCCCCAATATGGTCAGCTTGGTCATGGAACTGACAATGAG TACAATGTTAAAGATGCATCTGTAAAACTGGCTTATGACCCCCAGCCCCGTCCCAGGGCAATAGCTTCCTTATCTGGAAAAACTATCGTCAAAGTTGCATGTGGAACAAATCATACAg TCGCAGTCGATTCAAGTGGCTACGTTTACAC ATGGGGGTTTGGTGGATATGGAAG GTTGGGCCACAGAGAACAGAAGGATGAGTGGCAACCTCGCCTTGTTGAAGTCTTCCAGAAACACAATGTTCTGCCACCTAATGCTATTATCTCAGCTGGTGCGGCAAGTTCTGCATGCACTGCTG GTGGTGGACAGTTGTACATGTGGGGGAAGTTAAAGAATACAGGCGATGACTGGATGTATCCAAAGCCATTATTGGATTTAAG tGGTTGGAACATACGGTGCATGGCTTCTGGTAACATGCACCACGTTGTAGGTGCAGATGATTCTTGCATAAGCTGGGGTGTTGCCCAGAATGGAGAGCTTGGTTATGGCCCTAATGGGCAAAA GTCATCTGCTAATCCTAAAAAAGTTGACATTCTTGAAGGAATGCATGTCATAAG TGTTGGTTGTGGATATGGATTGTCAGCGATTGTTGTAGATAGAGCAATTGCTGGTGACCGGCTTGATCAG CTGGATATTTATGATGGTGATACCTCCACTGAAG TCTTTCTAATGGATGATTTGGAGCTCTTCACTGCAGTAGAAGACCGAGTGGAGGTCCATGTCACCAAGAAGCCGAGGGCTTCTGCTAGCACCAATTCACGATCCAATAAGCGCAAGAAAGCAAAGGATGTTTCCGAATCAGACgaggatgatgatgaggaaGATGAAAGCGGCGATGACGAAAATGGTGAAATAAGAGGTGCTAAGGGCAGAGGACGTGGTGGCAAAGCCTCAAACAGAGGGAGAGGCAGGGGAGCCAAAAAGGCTACTCCTGAACCAAAGCCATCTGGAAGAGGCAGAGGCCGCCCAAAGAAAACCGAGTCTCCTGCTCAGAAAACTGTGAGCTCAGGGCGAGGCGGGAAGAGGGGGAAGCGAGGAAGAGCTCGGAAGTGA
- the LOC102720234 gene encoding protein RCC2 homolog isoform X3: MSASGEPEEVPAAAGAEQKSDGAKKDAAGPGGGELLYCGATNFETMGRKVVGGAQGNLVSPTRLRSLVGVDIRFVASGCTACHCVALDAEGRCYTWGRNEKGQLGHGDILQRNLPTVVSELSKYKVIKASVGRNHTVVVTNDGKSFSFGHNKHGQLGTGSLRNEIEASPVPCLVTEATNAVCGADFTVWLSSVEGSSILTAGLPQYGQLGHGTDNEYNVKDASVKLAYDPQPRPRAIASLSGKTIVKVACGTNHTVAVDSSGYVYTWGFGGYGRLGHREQKDEWQPRLVEVFQKHNVLPPNAIISAGAASSACTAGGGQLYMWGKLKNTGDDWMYPKPLLDLSGWNIRCMASGNMHHVVGADDSCISWGVAQNGELGYGPNGQKSSANPKKVDILEGMHVISVGCGYGLSAIVVDRAIAGDRLDQLDIYDGDTSTEEDRVEVHVTKKPRASASTNSRSNKRKKAKDVSESDEDDDEEDESGDDENGEIRGAKGRGRGGKASNRGRGRGAKKATPEPKPSGRGRGRPKKTESPAQKTVSSGRGGKRGKRGRARK; the protein is encoded by the exons ATGTCGGCCAGTGGCGAGCCCGAGGaggtccccgccgccgccggggcggaGCAGAAGTCGGACGGCGCGAAGAAGGACGCCGCGggccccggcggcggggagctgCTGTACTGCGGCGCGACCAACTTCGAGACCATGGGGCGGAAGGTGGTGGGCGGGGCGCAGGGGAACCTCGTGTCGCCGACGCGGTTGCGGTCGCTCGTGGGCGTCGACATACGCTTCGTTGCCTCCGGCTGCA CGGCTTGCCATTGTGTTGCTTTGGATGCTGAAGGACGTTGTTATACATGGGGTCGAAATGag AAGGGGCAGTTGGGGCATGGGGATATTCTTCAGCGTAACCTGCCGACTGTTGTTTCTGAACTATCAAA GTACAAAGTCATTAAAGCAAGTGTTGGAAGAAATCACACAGTGGTTGTAACCAATGACGGGAAGTCATTCTCCTTTGGTCACAATAAACACGGACAGTTGGGTACTGGATCCCTAAGGAACG AAATCGAGGCATCACCAGTGCCCTGTCTTGTTACTGAAGCAACCAATGCTGTTTGTGGTGCTGATTTTACGGTCTGGCTGTCATCAGTGGAGGGCTCTTCTATACT TACAGCAGGTCTTCCCCAATATGGTCAGCTTGGTCATGGAACTGACAATGAG TACAATGTTAAAGATGCATCTGTAAAACTGGCTTATGACCCCCAGCCCCGTCCCAGGGCAATAGCTTCCTTATCTGGAAAAACTATCGTCAAAGTTGCATGTGGAACAAATCATACAg TCGCAGTCGATTCAAGTGGCTACGTTTACAC ATGGGGGTTTGGTGGATATGGAAG GTTGGGCCACAGAGAACAGAAGGATGAGTGGCAACCTCGCCTTGTTGAAGTCTTCCAGAAACACAATGTTCTGCCACCTAATGCTATTATCTCAGCTGGTGCGGCAAGTTCTGCATGCACTGCTG GTGGTGGACAGTTGTACATGTGGGGGAAGTTAAAGAATACAGGCGATGACTGGATGTATCCAAAGCCATTATTGGATTTAAG tGGTTGGAACATACGGTGCATGGCTTCTGGTAACATGCACCACGTTGTAGGTGCAGATGATTCTTGCATAAGCTGGGGTGTTGCCCAGAATGGAGAGCTTGGTTATGGCCCTAATGGGCAAAA GTCATCTGCTAATCCTAAAAAAGTTGACATTCTTGAAGGAATGCATGTCATAAG TGTTGGTTGTGGATATGGATTGTCAGCGATTGTTGTAGATAGAGCAATTGCTGGTGACCGGCTTGATCAG CTGGATATTTATGATGGTGATACCTCCACTGAAG AAGACCGAGTGGAGGTCCATGTCACCAAGAAGCCGAGGGCTTCTGCTAGCACCAATTCACGATCCAATAAGCGCAAGAAAGCAAAGGATGTTTCCGAATCAGACgaggatgatgatgaggaaGATGAAAGCGGCGATGACGAAAATGGTGAAATAAGAGGTGCTAAGGGCAGAGGACGTGGTGGCAAAGCCTCAAACAGAGGGAGAGGCAGGGGAGCCAAAAAGGCTACTCCTGAACCAAAGCCATCTGGAAGAGGCAGAGGCCGCCCAAAGAAAACCGAGTCTCCTGCTCAGAAAACTGTGAGCTCAGGGCGAGGCGGGAAGAGGGGGAAGCGAGGAAGAGCTCGGAAGTGA
- the LOC102699775 gene encoding repressor of RNA polymerase III transcription MAF1 homolog, with protein MKFLEYTPFDSINLFLDNLDLGDCTIRGNLEAFSCKHTGNDRRLSISLEHEILDCLGKSSDSDHSSPVEHLSSRSSRKALIYLVLTLSHMYPDYDFSAVRAHLFFKEEEWESFREMIDTYLSEASKQWAARNEGTSLLDSMTNVIDEVIKIRESDIYSYNPDQDGDPFLEKGVIWSINFFFYNRKLKRVVSFRCSCISKISGDDFLTSALSDGDEEDALIDMDI; from the exons ATGAAGTTTTTAGAATACACCCCCTTCGACAG TATAAATTTGTTCCTTGATAATCTCGACCTTGGTGATTGTACAATTAGAGGAAACCTCGAAGCCTTTTCAT GCAAGCACACTGGTAATGACCGTCGACTTTCAATAAGTCTAGAACACGAG ATTCTTGATTGCCTTGGTAAGTCTTCTGATAGTGATCATTCATCACCAGTGGAGCATTTGTCATCTCGGTCAAG CCGGAAGGCATTGATCTATCTAGTTCTCACCCTTAGCCACATGTATCCAGATTATGATTTCAG TGCTGTTCGGGCACACCTGTTCTTCAAAGAAGAGGAGTGGGAAAGCTTCAGGGAGATGATAGACACCTACTTATCTGAGGCTTCTAAG CAATGGGCAGCAAGAAATGAGGGCACATCTCTTCTGGACAGTATGACTAATGTCATCGATGAG GTTATCAAAATCAGAGAGTCTGACATCTACAGCTATAACCCAGACCAAGATGGAGATCCATTTCTTGAAAAAGGGGTCAT ATGGTCGATCAACTTTTTCTTCTACAATCGGAAGCTAAAGCGAGTTGTGAGCTTTCGTTGCAGTTGTATTAG CAAAATATCAGGAGACGACTTCTTAACCAGTGCACTGTCTGATGGTGATGAGGAAGATGCACTGATTGACATGGACATATAA